Proteins encoded in a region of the Kryptolebias marmoratus isolate JLee-2015 linkage group LG14, ASM164957v2, whole genome shotgun sequence genome:
- the LOC108230970 gene encoding uncharacterized protein LOC108230970 yields the protein MIPKSLKTDILDTLADRMSKISAYPERQHYENVAKALVEKHPCLREPGSEKGWYSWFHSLKFKLGNYRQKLSAAGCPEVVVNKRKAGGSKGKCVKKSKKGEVNYCPDPPEGQSSENMEEKRKIMEGEMLKRDPDHQLLEDLMVTTFSQRRKEIIGDQPHITELISRWPALFYEKQIRAEFRRIITTDLLESFLDGLDGLIPRLLGGIQSSNQVWKEAVTQRHFGLPCER from the exons ATGAttcctaaaagtttaaagacTGATATCCTTGACACACTTGCAGACCGTATGTCGAAGATTAGTGCTTATCCTGAGAGGCAACACTATGAAAATGTGGCCAAAGCACTGGTGGAGAAGCATCCCTGTCTGCGAGAACCAGGGTCTGAAAAGGGATGGTACTCATGGTTTCACAGCCTGAAATTTAAGCTTGGAAACTACCGGCAAAAATTAAGTGCAGCAGGATGCCCTGAAGTGGTCGTAAACAAACGAAAAGCAGGAGGTTCAAAGGGAAAATGTGTCAAGAAGTCAAAGAAGGGTGAAGTAAACTACTGTCCTGATCCACCTGAAGGACAGAGTTCTGAAAACATGGAGGAGAAGCGCAAGATTATGGAGGGTGAAATGCTGAAGAGAGACCCTGAtcaccagctgctggaggatcTGATGGTTACTACGTTTTCCCAGCGTAGAAAGGAGATAATTGGAGATCAACCACACATCACAGAGCTCATTTCCCGATGGCCAGCTCTGTTTTATGAGAAACAG ATTAGAGCAGAATTCAGGAGAATCATCACCACAGACCTTCTGGAATCTTTTCTTGATGGACTTGATGGCCTGATCCCAAGACTGCTGGGAGGTATACAAAGCAGCAACCAAGTCTGGAAAGAAGCAGTCActcaaagacattttggacTGCCTTGTGAAAGAT GA